The Panthera leo isolate Ple1 chromosome D1, P.leo_Ple1_pat1.1, whole genome shotgun sequence region GCTACATGAACCTGAATGCATGGCAGGTTGGAACCAGACAGGGGTGAAGGAATTCCTTCTGGTAGGTTTAACTGAAAACCCTAATTTGCAgattcctctctttttccttttcacccTTATTTATTCCATCACTCTGGCAGGTAATTGGGGGATGATTATCTTGATCTGGTTAAATACCCAACTTCATACTCCAATGTACTTTTTCCTTAGCAACCTCTCTTTTTGTGATATCTGCTACTCTACTGTCTTTGCTCCAAAGATGTTGGTCAATTTTCTATCAAAACACAAAGCTAGCACATTTTCTGGTTGTGTTctacagagtttcttttttgcAGTTTATGTAACCACAGAGGGCATCCTTCTGTCTATGATGGCTTATGACCGCTATGTGGCAATAGCTAATCCCTTGTCGTACACACTCATAATGACCCAAAAGGTTTGTATTCAGATGGTCCTTGCGTCATACTTGGGTGGGCTCATTAATTCGTT contains the following coding sequences:
- the LOC122200672 gene encoding olfactory receptor 1052-like, whose amino-acid sequence is MAGWNQTGVKEFLLVGLTENPNLQIPLFFLFTLIYSITLAGNWGMIILIWLNTQLHTPMYFFLSNLSFCDICYSTVFAPKMLVNFLSKHKASTFSGCVLQSFFFAVYVTTEGILLSMMAYDRYVAIANPLSYTLIMTQKVCIQMVLASYLGGLINSLTHTIGLLKLDFCGPNIVNHYFCDIPPLLRLSCSDAHNNEMLLLVFSGVIAMFTFTIIMVSYTCIIIAIQRIRSAEGRHKAFSTCASHLTAVTLFYGSVTFSYIQPSSQYSLEQEKVSAVFYTLVIPMLNPVIYSLRNKDVKEAAKRSMWWKRTPT